A DNA window from Actinomadura coerulea contains the following coding sequences:
- a CDS encoding class II fructose-bisphosphate aldolase — MPLAPMSDVVAAPAAQGRGLGAFNVIQLEHAEAIVAGAERAGAPVVLQISENCVAYHGALAPIGRAVLALGRAASVPVVVHLDHATSADLVREAVALGFGSVMFDASGLPHEANVAGTAEVAARCRAEGVWVEAELGEIGGKDGVHAPHARTDPREAAEYVAATGVDALAVAVGTSHAMLTRDTVLDLALVARLRAAVPVPLVLHGSSGVPDDGLAAAVEHGMTKINVATQLNKVFTAAVRDRLAADPGLVDPRRYVSAGRDAVAAEVARLLHVIRAGVRPGR; from the coding sequence ATGCCGCTCGCCCCCATGAGTGACGTCGTCGCCGCACCGGCCGCGCAGGGCCGCGGGCTGGGCGCGTTCAACGTGATCCAGCTGGAGCACGCCGAGGCGATCGTCGCCGGCGCGGAGCGGGCGGGCGCGCCCGTGGTGCTCCAGATCAGCGAGAACTGCGTCGCCTACCACGGCGCGCTCGCCCCGATCGGGCGGGCGGTGCTGGCGCTCGGCCGCGCCGCGTCCGTCCCGGTCGTCGTCCACCTGGACCACGCCACCTCGGCGGACCTCGTCCGCGAGGCGGTCGCCCTCGGGTTCGGGTCGGTGATGTTCGACGCGTCCGGCCTCCCGCACGAGGCGAACGTGGCGGGCACCGCCGAGGTCGCCGCCCGCTGCCGGGCCGAGGGGGTGTGGGTCGAGGCGGAGCTCGGCGAGATCGGCGGGAAGGACGGCGTGCACGCACCGCACGCCCGCACCGACCCGCGGGAGGCCGCGGAGTACGTGGCCGCCACGGGCGTGGACGCCCTGGCGGTCGCGGTCGGCACGTCCCACGCGATGCTGACCCGCGACACCGTCCTCGATCTCGCGCTCGTCGCCCGGCTGCGCGCGGCGGTGCCCGTCCCGCTGGTCCTGCACGGGTCGTCCGGGGTGCCCGACGACGGGCTCGCCGCCGCCGTCGAGCACGGCATGACCAAGATCAACGTCGCGACGCAGCTGAACAAGGTGTTCACCGCCGCCGTCCGGGACCGGCTCGCCGCCGATCCCGGCCTGGTCGACCCGCGCCGCTACGTCTCCGCCGGCCGCGACGCGGTCGCCGCCGAGGTCGCCCGCCTCCTGCACGTCATCCGCGCGGGCGTCCGACCCGGTAGGTGA
- a CDS encoding extracellular solute-binding protein has product MPTLTRRGAAAAVAALATMLAAACAPGSSGDEPESKAPAAVSTDVAKAGNVTLTVWDQEVQGGQKKQIEELNKRFEAKYPNVKIKRVSRSFSDLQKTLRLALSGGSPPDVVEANQGYASMAQYVKAGMLLPLDSYDQVYGWRKRYPKGLTDLNSVTKDGKLIGSGSLYGVSLNGEIVGLYYNKEKLAKLGVQPPKSWAEFDQALATAKGKGEVPIAFGNLEKLPAMQLYGILQDGAADKEAVRKLVFGSGGSWTDAPNVQAAQKLADWSKKGYFTKDANAVKWDDTPVNFAKGDGVFMFGGTWWASELNDKMKEKVGFMAPPPAQAGSPSATMGGESLPWSITSKSKNPDVAAAYINFITSPEAMDVSVETGNLPALAAPSKQPAEPLLKEVSTAWAELSKNDGITPYLDYATPTFTDAFGGPLQELIAGRKPADEVMKAAQDDYSAFQKKK; this is encoded by the coding sequence ATGCCGACACTGACGAGACGAGGGGCGGCCGCGGCGGTCGCGGCCCTCGCGACCATGCTCGCGGCGGCGTGCGCCCCGGGCTCGTCCGGCGACGAGCCGGAGAGCAAGGCGCCCGCCGCGGTGAGCACCGACGTGGCCAAGGCCGGGAACGTCACGCTCACCGTCTGGGACCAGGAGGTCCAGGGCGGGCAGAAGAAGCAGATCGAGGAGCTGAACAAGCGCTTCGAGGCCAAGTACCCCAACGTGAAGATCAAGCGGGTGTCGCGGTCGTTCAGCGACCTGCAGAAGACGCTCCGGCTCGCGCTGTCGGGCGGCAGCCCGCCCGACGTCGTGGAGGCCAACCAGGGGTACGCGTCCATGGCGCAGTACGTCAAGGCCGGGATGCTCCTCCCGCTCGACTCCTACGACCAGGTCTACGGGTGGCGCAAGCGCTACCCCAAGGGCCTGACGGACCTGAACAGCGTCACCAAGGACGGCAAGCTCATCGGGTCCGGGAGCCTGTACGGCGTCTCGCTGAACGGTGAGATCGTCGGGCTCTACTACAACAAGGAGAAGCTCGCCAAGCTCGGCGTGCAGCCGCCGAAGAGCTGGGCGGAGTTCGACCAGGCGCTCGCCACGGCCAAGGGCAAGGGCGAGGTCCCGATCGCGTTCGGCAACCTGGAGAAGCTGCCCGCGATGCAGCTGTACGGCATCCTCCAGGACGGCGCGGCCGACAAGGAGGCCGTCCGCAAACTCGTGTTCGGCAGCGGCGGCTCCTGGACCGACGCCCCGAACGTCCAGGCGGCGCAGAAGCTCGCCGACTGGTCGAAGAAGGGCTACTTCACCAAGGACGCCAACGCCGTCAAGTGGGACGACACCCCCGTCAACTTCGCCAAGGGCGACGGCGTGTTCATGTTCGGCGGGACCTGGTGGGCCTCCGAGCTCAACGACAAGATGAAGGAGAAGGTCGGCTTCATGGCGCCGCCCCCGGCGCAGGCCGGGTCGCCGTCGGCGACCATGGGCGGCGAGAGCCTGCCCTGGTCGATCACGTCCAAGAGCAAGAACCCGGACGTCGCCGCCGCCTACATCAACTTCATCACCTCCCCGGAGGCGATGGACGTCTCGGTCGAGACCGGCAACCTGCCGGCGCTCGCCGCCCCCTCCAAGCAGCCGGCCGAGCCGCTGCTGAAGGAGGTGTCGACGGCGTGGGCCGAGCTGAGCAAGAACGACGGCATCACCCCGTACCTCGACTACGCGACACCGACGTTCACCGACGCGTTCGGCGGGCCGCTGCAGGAGCTCATCGCCGGGCGCAAGCCCGCCGACGAGGTCATGAAGGCGGCCCAGGACGACTACTCCGCCTTCCAGAAGAAGAAGTAG
- a CDS encoding SIS domain-containing protein, producing the protein MAGNRIMTEISAQPECWRRAAGLAEGLRDALPAPGERVAVVGCGTSLFMAQAYAALREGAGHGETDAFAASEMPPGRRYDRVLALTRSGTTTEVLAVLDRLGGSVPTTAITADPDTPVAGSADRLVVLDFADEESVVQTRFATTQLALLRAHLGEDLASAIAAAEAAVADPLPPGLLEVEQITFLGRGWTVGLAREAALKMREAACFWTEAYPAMEYRHGPISITGPGRAVWMLGGLPDGLGEEVAATGGLLRAEAADPLAELVRVQRLAVARADAAGLDPERPRHLTRSVVLDAAPGGPAA; encoded by the coding sequence ATGGCCGGTAACCGCATCATGACCGAGATCTCCGCACAGCCGGAGTGCTGGCGGCGGGCCGCCGGGCTGGCCGAGGGGCTGCGCGACGCGCTGCCGGCCCCCGGTGAGCGGGTGGCGGTCGTCGGATGCGGCACCTCCCTGTTCATGGCGCAGGCGTACGCGGCTCTGCGCGAGGGCGCCGGGCACGGGGAGACCGACGCGTTCGCCGCCTCGGAGATGCCGCCCGGCCGCCGCTACGACCGGGTGCTGGCGCTCACCAGGTCCGGGACGACGACCGAGGTCCTCGCCGTCCTGGACCGGCTCGGCGGCTCGGTCCCGACGACCGCGATCACCGCCGACCCGGACACCCCGGTGGCCGGCAGCGCCGACCGGCTGGTCGTGCTCGACTTCGCCGACGAGGAGTCGGTCGTGCAGACCCGGTTCGCCACCACCCAGCTGGCGCTGCTGCGCGCGCACCTCGGCGAGGACCTGGCGTCCGCGATCGCCGCCGCCGAGGCCGCGGTGGCCGACCCGCTCCCGCCCGGCCTGCTGGAGGTCGAGCAGATCACCTTCCTCGGCCGCGGCTGGACGGTCGGCCTCGCGCGGGAGGCCGCCCTGAAGATGCGCGAGGCCGCGTGCTTCTGGACCGAGGCCTACCCCGCGATGGAGTACCGGCACGGGCCGATCAGCATCACCGGCCCCGGCCGGGCGGTGTGGATGCTCGGCGGGCTCCCGGACGGCCTCGGCGAGGAGGTCGCCGCGACGGGCGGGCTGCTGCGCGCCGAGGCCGCCGACCCGCTCGCCGAGCTGGTCCGGGTGCAGCGGCTCGCGGTCGCGCGGGCGGACGCCGCCGGCCTGGACCCGGAGCGCCCCCGCCACCTGACCCGCTCGGTCGTCCTGGACGCCGCGCCCGGCGGTCCGGCGGCATGA
- a CDS encoding 6-phospho-beta-glucosidase, whose translation MKLAILGGGGFRVPYVYQALLRDPGSPRIEEVWLQDSDAGRLAGMAEVLAALAGGAEDAPRVFTSTGLDEALEGADFVFAAVRVGGLRGRVCDERVALDLNVLGQETTGPGGIAYGLRTIPVMLDVARRVKALAPDAYVINFTNPAGMITEAMQGVLGDRVLGICDTPSGLGMRVAAALGLDPDRIRLDYVGLNHLGWMRRVLHDGVDVLPRLLADDDLLGTLEEGVVFGREWLRDLGLIPNEYLYYYYFNREAVRATLDAPQTRGEFLLKQQEAFYERIAAASGGAAMELWRETVASRSASYMAEMKGARTGEALDDHSGVDPAEEGYARVALNVMAAISRDEPASMILNVRNGATVTALPPDAVVEVPVTVDARGVHPLPLDQPDLHQAGLMQQVKAVERLTVGAAVTGSRTEAAKAFALHPLVDSARIGRQLLDGYIDRIPEVAAVFSREESS comes from the coding sequence ATGAAGCTGGCCATTCTCGGCGGTGGCGGGTTCCGGGTGCCCTACGTGTACCAGGCCCTGCTGCGCGACCCAGGCTCCCCGCGCATCGAGGAGGTCTGGCTGCAAGACTCCGACGCCGGCCGCCTGGCGGGTATGGCCGAAGTCCTCGCGGCGCTCGCCGGCGGCGCCGAGGACGCCCCGCGCGTGTTCACCAGCACGGGGCTCGACGAGGCCCTGGAGGGCGCCGACTTCGTCTTCGCCGCCGTCCGGGTGGGCGGCCTGCGGGGACGGGTGTGCGACGAGCGCGTGGCGCTGGACCTGAACGTGCTCGGCCAGGAGACCACCGGCCCCGGCGGGATCGCCTACGGGCTGCGCACCATCCCCGTGATGCTCGACGTCGCGCGTCGCGTGAAGGCCCTCGCGCCGGACGCCTACGTCATCAACTTCACCAACCCCGCCGGGATGATCACCGAGGCGATGCAGGGCGTGCTCGGCGACCGGGTGCTCGGGATCTGCGACACCCCGTCCGGCCTCGGCATGCGGGTGGCCGCCGCGCTCGGCCTGGACCCGGACCGGATCCGGCTCGACTACGTCGGCCTGAACCACCTCGGCTGGATGCGCCGCGTCCTGCATGACGGAGTGGACGTCCTGCCCCGCCTGCTGGCCGACGACGACCTGCTCGGGACGCTGGAGGAGGGTGTGGTCTTCGGCCGCGAGTGGCTGCGCGACCTCGGCCTCATCCCCAACGAGTACCTGTACTACTACTACTTCAACCGGGAGGCGGTCCGCGCCACCCTGGACGCGCCGCAGACGCGCGGCGAGTTCCTGCTCAAGCAGCAGGAGGCGTTCTACGAGCGGATCGCGGCGGCGTCCGGCGGCGCGGCCATGGAGCTGTGGCGCGAGACGGTCGCCTCCCGCAGCGCGAGCTACATGGCCGAGATGAAGGGCGCGCGGACCGGCGAGGCGCTCGACGACCACTCCGGCGTCGACCCCGCCGAGGAGGGCTACGCCAGGGTCGCGCTGAACGTGATGGCCGCGATCAGCCGCGACGAGCCCGCCTCCATGATCCTCAACGTGCGGAACGGCGCGACCGTCACCGCGCTGCCCCCGGACGCGGTCGTCGAGGTGCCCGTCACCGTCGACGCCCGCGGCGTCCACCCGCTCCCGCTCGACCAGCCCGACCTGCACCAGGCCGGGCTGATGCAGCAGGTCAAGGCCGTCGAGCGGCTGACCGTCGGCGCGGCCGTGACCGGCTCCCGGACCGAGGCCGCCAAGGCCTTCGCCCTGCACCCCCTGGTCGACTCGGCGCGGATCGGCCGGCAGCTGCTCGACGGCTACATCGACCGGATCCCCGAGGTCGCCGCCGTCTTCTCCCGTGAGGAGTCGTCATGA
- a CDS encoding carbohydrate ABC transporter permease yields MTTVARRKTPKTRREASAPRAARRPGRAFSGSPGEPGRIGWLYTLPALLVYGAFLLWPLARGAQFSLYHWDGLGEATWAGFSNYTATWSDPSLRGAFGHLLVLVLFYSVLPCCIAFVLVGAMSRTKIRGLTFFRTVLFLPQVVAMVAVAVAWQWVYSADGPVNTVLGWLHALGLPDWRRGWFGDFTFALPAVGAVGTWVGIGLAMVLFLAGVQKIPRELYEAARIDGAGPVREFFAVTLPGLRRELAVALTLTTIMAIRNFDLIYMATAGGPGNATKVPAYEVYNRTFNTGEVGLGCAIGVTLAVLAFAVTAGVRRLVEGKDA; encoded by the coding sequence ATGACGACCGTCGCGCGGCGTAAGACCCCCAAGACCAGGCGCGAGGCATCGGCCCCGCGCGCGGCACGGCGGCCCGGCCGCGCCTTCTCCGGGTCTCCCGGGGAGCCCGGCCGGATCGGCTGGCTCTACACCCTGCCCGCCCTGCTCGTCTACGGCGCGTTCCTGCTGTGGCCGCTGGCGCGGGGGGCGCAGTTCTCCCTCTACCACTGGGACGGCCTGGGCGAGGCGACGTGGGCGGGGTTCTCCAACTACACCGCCACCTGGTCGGACCCGTCGCTGCGCGGCGCGTTCGGGCACCTGCTCGTCCTCGTCCTGTTCTACTCCGTGCTGCCGTGCTGCATCGCGTTCGTGCTGGTCGGCGCCATGTCGCGGACGAAGATCCGCGGCCTGACGTTCTTCCGGACCGTGCTTTTCCTGCCGCAGGTGGTCGCGATGGTCGCGGTGGCCGTGGCGTGGCAGTGGGTGTACTCGGCGGACGGGCCGGTCAACACCGTCCTCGGCTGGCTGCACGCGCTCGGCCTGCCGGACTGGCGGCGCGGCTGGTTCGGCGACTTCACCTTCGCGCTGCCCGCGGTCGGGGCCGTCGGCACGTGGGTGGGGATCGGCCTGGCGATGGTGCTGTTCCTCGCCGGTGTCCAGAAGATCCCGCGGGAGCTGTACGAGGCCGCGCGGATCGACGGCGCCGGGCCCGTCCGCGAGTTCTTCGCCGTCACCCTGCCGGGGCTGCGGCGCGAGCTGGCGGTGGCGCTCACGCTGACGACCATCATGGCGATCCGCAACTTCGACCTCATCTACATGGCCACCGCCGGGGGGCCGGGCAACGCGACGAAGGTCCCCGCCTACGAGGTCTACAACCGCACGTTCAACACCGGCGAGGTCGGCCTCGGCTGCGCGATCGGCGTCACGCTGGCGGTGCTGGCGTTCGCCGTCACGGCCGGCGTCCGGCGGCTCGTGGAAGGGAAGGACGCATGA
- a CDS encoding carbohydrate kinase family protein, with the protein MTVEILDGSPPADHPATGGAAAPGQPPEPSMADPCTERVPAGELLRGGDGPGPAPELDVFLSGQVFMDMIFTGLPGLPPPGTEIFTEGLGSAPGGAANIAVAMSRLGLRVGLAAPFGDDMFGSYLWRTLAEQEGIDLGHSRRIKSWPTPVTVSLAYDSDRSMVTYARPLPDLDPGEPGDAEAVLGSPPPAARACFVDIEHPVPGWAREMRRAGASVFADIGWDATETWSSEVLDRLEHVDVFLPNAVEAMAYTRTTTPEDAARALSERVPVVVVKRGGAGAIAIDSATGEVAETDALPVRPLDATGAGDVFGAGFLFGTLAGLPLLERLRFANLCAGLSVRHRSGSLGAPCWGEIAAFGESGEVPESVLEPYAFVVDFIPDSATDTVVRAEPTLRADH; encoded by the coding sequence ATGACAGTGGAAATCCTGGACGGGAGCCCGCCCGCGGACCACCCCGCGACGGGCGGGGCCGCCGCCCCCGGGCAGCCGCCCGAGCCCTCCATGGCCGACCCGTGCACCGAGCGCGTCCCGGCGGGCGAGCTGCTGCGCGGCGGGGACGGCCCCGGCCCGGCGCCCGAGCTGGACGTCTTCCTGAGCGGCCAGGTCTTCATGGACATGATCTTCACCGGGCTGCCGGGACTGCCGCCGCCCGGCACCGAGATCTTCACCGAGGGGCTCGGCTCGGCGCCCGGCGGCGCCGCCAACATCGCGGTGGCGATGAGCCGGCTCGGCCTGCGGGTCGGGCTCGCGGCCCCGTTCGGCGACGACATGTTCGGCTCCTACCTGTGGCGGACGCTCGCCGAGCAGGAGGGCATCGACCTCGGGCACTCCCGCCGCATCAAGAGCTGGCCCACCCCCGTCACGGTGTCGCTGGCCTACGACTCCGACCGCAGCATGGTCACCTACGCCAGGCCCCTGCCGGACCTCGATCCCGGCGAGCCGGGCGACGCGGAGGCGGTGCTCGGCTCCCCGCCGCCTGCCGCGCGCGCCTGCTTCGTCGACATCGAGCATCCGGTGCCGGGCTGGGCGAGGGAGATGCGGCGGGCGGGCGCCTCGGTGTTCGCCGACATCGGCTGGGACGCGACCGAGACGTGGTCCAGTGAGGTCCTCGACCGGCTGGAGCACGTGGACGTGTTCCTGCCCAACGCCGTCGAGGCCATGGCCTACACCCGCACGACCACGCCGGAGGACGCCGCCCGCGCCCTGTCCGAGCGGGTCCCGGTCGTCGTCGTCAAGCGCGGCGGCGCGGGAGCCATCGCGATCGACTCGGCGACCGGCGAGGTCGCCGAGACCGACGCGCTGCCGGTGCGGCCGCTCGACGCGACCGGCGCCGGCGACGTGTTCGGCGCCGGGTTCCTGTTCGGGACGCTCGCCGGCCTGCCGCTTCTGGAGCGGCTGCGGTTCGCCAACCTGTGCGCGGGCCTGTCGGTCCGGCACCGCAGCGGATCGCTCGGCGCACCGTGCTGGGGGGAGATCGCCGCGTTCGGCGAGTCCGGCGAGGTGCCCGAGTCCGTCCTCGAACCGTACGCCTTCGTCGTCGACTTCATCCCCGACTCGGCGACCGACACCGTCGTCCGGGCCGAGCCCACCCTCCGGGCCGACCACTAG
- a CDS encoding 1-phosphofructokinase family hexose kinase produces MILTVTLNAALDDTYEVPDARLGAVHRVAAVHSRPGGKGVNVARVLHALGHEVVAAGLAGGHAGRRIEEGLGSLGVPAAFTPVAAESRRTVTVVGAEATMFCEPGPRVTGAEWAAFRAAFESLARDAAVVVLSGSLPPGVPPDAYALLARIAPAPVILDADGEALRLGLAGGPGIVKPNAEELARASGTGDTAAGIRALREAGAGAVVASLGADGVLAATPDGVLRAALDRPVPGNPTGAGDALVAGLAAGLAAGLPWPDRLRRSVALAACAVRSPVAGEIDPAGLPALLPRVTLRTEENHAARPHE; encoded by the coding sequence ATGATCCTCACGGTCACGCTGAACGCCGCGCTCGACGACACCTACGAGGTGCCGGACGCGCGGCTCGGCGCGGTCCACCGGGTCGCCGCGGTGCACTCGCGGCCCGGCGGCAAGGGCGTCAACGTGGCCCGGGTGCTGCACGCCCTCGGGCACGAGGTCGTGGCCGCCGGCCTGGCCGGCGGCCACGCGGGGCGGCGCATCGAGGAGGGCCTCGGCTCCCTCGGCGTGCCCGCCGCGTTCACGCCGGTCGCCGCCGAGTCGCGCCGGACGGTCACCGTCGTCGGCGCCGAGGCGACGATGTTCTGCGAGCCCGGTCCGCGGGTGACCGGCGCGGAGTGGGCGGCGTTCCGCGCCGCCTTCGAGTCCCTGGCCCGGGACGCCGCGGTGGTCGTCCTGTCGGGCAGCCTGCCGCCGGGCGTCCCCCCGGACGCCTACGCGCTGCTCGCCCGCATCGCGCCCGCCCCGGTGATCCTGGACGCGGACGGGGAGGCGCTGCGCCTCGGGCTCGCCGGCGGGCCCGGCATCGTGAAGCCGAACGCCGAGGAGCTGGCCCGCGCGAGCGGCACCGGCGACACGGCCGCGGGGATCCGCGCGCTCCGCGAGGCGGGCGCGGGCGCGGTGGTCGCCTCGCTCGGCGCCGACGGCGTCCTCGCCGCGACCCCGGACGGCGTCCTGCGCGCCGCGCTCGACCGCCCCGTCCCGGGCAACCCGACGGGCGCCGGGGACGCGCTCGTGGCGGGGCTGGCGGCGGGCCTGGCCGCCGGCCTGCCCTGGCCGGACCGCCTCCGCCGCTCCGTCGCGCTGGCCGCCTGCGCGGTCCGCTCCCCCGTCGCCGGCGAGATCGACCCCGCCGGGCTCCCCGCGCTGCTGCCCCGTGTCACCCTCCGGACCGAGGAGAACCATGCCGCTCGCCCCCATGAGTGA
- a CDS encoding carbohydrate ABC transporter permease — protein sequence MNVRAERFVNHAILVLFSVIAVFPMVGVVAQALQLPHADLSTFGTAWREGHFATYLRNSVIVTTVTVVASAVLSIMAGYALGTMRFRGSGALFLLFVAGLTIPTEAIVVPLYFDLRSAGLDNTYAGLILPQVAMSVAFGTFWMRAYFRSVPRSMLEAARIDGASGWTTLWRVLVPIGRPAILTMVLLTTMWTWNEFLLPLVIVNSDEALRTAPLGLSFFQGTHKTDYSLLMAGALIIAAPIVIVYVFLQRQFIAGMLSGAVKE from the coding sequence ATGAACGTCCGGGCGGAACGGTTCGTCAACCACGCGATCCTCGTCCTCTTCTCGGTCATCGCGGTGTTCCCGATGGTCGGGGTCGTCGCGCAGGCGCTCCAGCTGCCGCACGCGGACCTGTCCACGTTCGGCACGGCCTGGCGCGAAGGCCACTTCGCGACCTACCTGCGCAACAGCGTCATCGTCACCACCGTCACCGTCGTCGCGTCCGCGGTGCTGTCGATCATGGCGGGGTACGCGCTCGGCACCATGCGGTTCCGCGGCTCCGGCGCGCTGTTCCTGCTGTTCGTGGCCGGGCTGACGATCCCGACCGAGGCGATCGTCGTCCCGCTGTACTTCGACCTGAGGTCGGCCGGGCTCGACAACACCTACGCCGGGCTCATCCTCCCGCAGGTGGCCATGTCGGTGGCGTTCGGGACGTTCTGGATGCGCGCCTACTTCCGCAGCGTCCCCCGGTCGATGCTGGAGGCGGCGCGCATCGACGGCGCGTCCGGCTGGACGACGCTGTGGCGCGTGCTCGTGCCGATCGGCCGCCCGGCCATCCTCACCATGGTGCTGCTGACCACCATGTGGACCTGGAACGAGTTCCTGCTCCCACTGGTGATCGTCAACTCCGACGAGGCGCTGCGCACCGCACCGCTCGGGCTGTCCTTCTTCCAGGGCACCCACAAGACCGACTACTCACTGCTCATGGCGGGCGCGCTGATCATCGCCGCGCCCATCGTGATCGTCTATGTCTTCCTGCAGCGCCAGTTCATCGCAGGAATGCTCTCGGGGGCCGTCAAGGAGTAG
- a CDS encoding DeoR family transcriptional regulator, whose product MTSSIRRAQIVSSLRAKGAASVRELAETLQVSESTIRRDLDVLDRNGELLRTYGGAALSPRPAAPEISFAASAEHDSAEKAAVAERAARLVEDDMVVVLDIGTSTRLLARHLRGRPVTVITANLAVLDELRDDDAVRLCLLGGVVRRNYLSLVGSLTETALRQVRADLVFLSCTGVRPDGHVMDDMEVETPIKQAMLESADRVVLVASEAKFPGTGSLRVCSLDRVDALVTTAGADPRTLEVCREAGGKVYIA is encoded by the coding sequence GTGACATCGAGCATCCGACGGGCGCAGATCGTGTCGTCCCTGCGTGCCAAGGGCGCCGCCTCCGTGCGGGAGCTGGCCGAGACCCTTCAGGTCAGCGAGTCAACGATCCGCCGCGACCTCGACGTGCTCGACCGCAACGGCGAGCTGCTGCGCACCTACGGGGGAGCGGCGCTGTCCCCGCGCCCGGCGGCGCCGGAGATCTCCTTCGCGGCGTCGGCCGAGCACGACAGCGCCGAGAAGGCGGCGGTCGCCGAGCGGGCGGCGAGGCTGGTGGAGGACGACATGGTCGTGGTCCTCGACATCGGCACCAGCACCCGGCTCCTGGCCCGGCACCTGCGCGGCCGGCCCGTCACCGTCATCACCGCCAACCTGGCGGTGCTGGACGAACTGCGCGACGACGACGCCGTCCGGCTGTGCCTGCTCGGCGGCGTGGTGCGGCGCAACTACCTCTCGCTCGTCGGCTCGCTCACCGAGACCGCGCTCCGCCAGGTCCGCGCCGACCTGGTGTTCCTGAGCTGCACCGGGGTGCGGCCCGACGGTCATGTCATGGACGACATGGAGGTCGAGACGCCGATCAAGCAGGCGATGCTGGAGTCGGCGGACCGGGTGGTGCTGGTCGCCTCCGAGGCCAAGTTCCCCGGCACCGGCTCCCTGCGCGTGTGCTCGCTCGACCGTGTCGACGCGCTCGTCACGACGGCCGGGGCCGACCCCCGGACTCTGGAGGTCTGCCGGGAGGCGGGCGGAAAGGTGTACATCGCATGA
- a CDS encoding dihydrofolate reductase family protein — protein sequence MGKVTCDIGISVDGFVAGPDQCLDKPLGEGGERLHRWMFEEAEASAEEIAKITSAGAYIMGRHMFGPDRGPSWNPDWTGWWGEEPPYHAPVFVLTHHPRESVVMKGGTTFHFVTDGIESALARARDAAGDRDVSIAGGASTVNQYLAAGRIEELRLHVAPVVLGVGERLFEDVGDLALEPVGVTQTPMVTHVTYRVGRPRG from the coding sequence ATGGGCAAAGTCACCTGTGACATCGGGATATCGGTCGACGGTTTCGTCGCGGGCCCGGACCAGTGCCTGGACAAGCCGCTCGGCGAAGGAGGCGAGCGGCTGCACCGGTGGATGTTCGAGGAGGCCGAGGCCAGCGCCGAGGAGATCGCGAAGATCACGTCGGCCGGGGCCTACATCATGGGCCGCCACATGTTCGGCCCCGACCGCGGGCCGTCGTGGAACCCGGACTGGACGGGCTGGTGGGGCGAGGAGCCGCCCTACCACGCGCCGGTGTTCGTGCTGACGCACCACCCGCGCGAGAGCGTCGTGATGAAGGGCGGCACGACGTTCCACTTCGTCACCGACGGGATCGAGTCGGCGCTGGCACGGGCGCGGGACGCCGCGGGGGACCGGGACGTCTCGATCGCCGGGGGAGCGAGCACCGTGAACCAGTACCTCGCGGCGGGCCGGATCGAGGAACTCCGCCTGCACGTCGCCCCCGTCGTCCTCGGGGTCGGGGAGCGGCTGTTCGAGGACGTCGGCGACCTGGCGCTGGAGCCGGTGGGCGTGACCCAGACGCCCATGGTCACCCACGTCACCTACCGGGTCGGACGCCCGCGCGGATGA